The DNA window TCTCGTTTCCATGGTATTTTTTCAGGCCATGAAAGAATCATCGTCTTCTAAACGCGAGAAGGCAGACGATGAAGATGTCACTGTGGTGGACTGCGACTCCGACGATGAGCGTGAAGCGACTACGACAGAGAAGCCTAAAAACAATGACAAGGCGCAACTACCACGATTTTCTGTCACTAATATATTGTCGCCGCTGAATAATCTAGGTAGGATTTCAGAATCttttcagaagagaaaaaatatcaaggatactgtaattaaaaaaaaaaactactcatCGTTTCATGGTTATTACACATTTTGACAACTAGTAAAGAATAAGAAAGCAGAAGTGAGAGAATCGGCGCTGTTCTTTCTCGTTTCTAGCAAGTGAATCTGCCCACAAGGTAGAAAGAGGCCACCTGTTATTAACATTGGAACTTTTACATATAATATCGTGCAGGTTCAATCAATTTGTTCATTCATGCTTgtaccaagaaaaaaacagagaaaatccTTTCCAAGCCTTGCCTGAAACCTAGGAACAGCCTTGCCTGTTTAATGGACTTATGGACTTTAATTTCGTCCACCGCTATGTTCTAAACTGTcgtattctttaaaaaagagaaatgccGTGTGAATACCATCGCAGCGCAAAAGTGAGCATTTCATCGACAGAAAGAGCTTAAGTTTGAGAAACAATTAGTAACTCTTCACAAAAAATCCGGCTGTTCCTAGAGGAGAAATCTTTAGTAACCGAACAATTTCTTTCGCTCCGTAATATGGAAAAAGGGAAATGAGAAATGAtgattattttaagaaaagttAGGAAGTGGTCCATATACGCAAAAAATCTGAGTACAGGAGAGAATAATCACCGTAGTGCAGCAGCCAGAAGAGAGAATACCAGTGCTGCCTAGTGAAAAACTTATGTAGCTGGTTGAATCATATTGGAACTTCAGAGTGTTCCTAGCTCATTTCTTGAGTATTTGCACTagatgaattttgaatgaGCAGCATTACAACATCCTACTTTGTAGGATGTTGTAATGCTGCTCATTGTACTTTCATTTTATACATTAGCATTACCATTATAGCTTTTTCATAGAGCATCAGCTCTTTTTCGACAGCAATACTGATGTCAAGACTAACTACGAACACTTGTCGTCGCAAgtaaaaggaagagaagaaaaaacaagcaattttttgatcaattttttgttttgctactTTACTTTGCTACTTTTGCAACTATTCCCTCCTTAATCAGATGTTTTATGCCAATCGACCTTTTTTCAGCAGAATTATTCGCCTCGTTCAAACCTCAAAAGTCTCCCAGTCGGAGACTTACATTCGTTTTTTGTCGGCATAATAGAGTTACAGTTTGATCTGACGGCTCCTTATTGTATAATCACAGGGAGATTTCCAATACAtaaaagtttccttttttaaatggtACGAATTGTGAATCACCTACATTGCTTGTTATTTTCATTCCACCCTACCGTAGTCGTTGAGACGAGAGTGTACAGGACTGAGACGTGGGTCGTCGCCCGTCGAGGCGTTTGAGCGCCGAGGCACTTGTGCGTGGCTGAGCAATCGCGAAAAGCGGCTTCAAGTGGGTGCTAGAGCGGCTTTTCATGAGAACCGAAGCGGTGCCCATATTCGACGCTCTCGAGCACCACACAAGCGTTCATTCCACGCTCCTCAGTGCTCACTCCACCACCTCCAGAGCATCGCGATCCACATACATACGTGGGGTCGTTGTCGCCGACATCGTTCAAGTTATCACCGCCCCACTCTACTCTGCAAACCCTCTTCTGTAGCACCCTTAACGTGGAGTAGGCCTCTTCCTGCATCACAAGAGATCCTCTCTTCTGTATGTAGCGCCGAGAATCCTTGAACAACTGAAATGACACTTCACGACGACGACTGAAAGTTGGTGCTAGGCATGATGAGCATCTTCTGCATATCAGCGAGCATCTCTTTCAGCTGACATGCAAAGATTGACTTCAAGCGCGAACTTACAGTTGTTGGATGAGTTCGTTAGTCTCTCCACGGCCACCCACGAAAATTActtaaaataatttggaaaTACACTACATGCTGCGATCATTATAATCGAGTCACTTTTTCATCGTGTGAGGGCGAGTAACGGCTGAGCTCACGCTAGCTTCAAAATAAGCTCATTCATAATCCTAAAAAGACGGGTTCTTATGAATTCTAACGTTCTCTTCCTTAACCATAAATCCACctttgcttaaaaattaataaagctTTTGCAATCTCAAACTATGAACATCTTGCAGCCACATGTAAATGGGACCTAAATGACTGACTTTTCAACCATTCCCATAAAATAATCAAGTtcgcatattttctttttcgctacACAACTCAGCTTATTGTTTTTATAAGGATATTTTTTCAAGATCAACTGAGTTACGGTAGTTCAACAAATACTAGCGACCGTAAACAGTCGCGGACTAGTTCTCTACGAAAATCTCTATGAATAAAATCTTGTTTTAAGATAGAAAATCAATGCATGAAGAAGATAAAAGCggagagaaaaacaacaatggcTATCTTGGACTACTTTGCACTCTACTCGTACTCTATCCTCGAAATTTTAGCATTTGGACCAAGCGTCTTCATGGCCTGGAAtattttaaatgcaaattTCCAATTATTCTCTACTGCTTTGAAGCCTTTTGTTTTAAGAAGACAATTTTAAGATTTAAAATGTGGGAAACTATTATCATTGGTGCCCGATAACCCCACAAAGAATCAAAACTGTCAAGAAATTCTGAATCGCACGAACTGAACTCTCCGTCTCTCGAACCTAttcctgtttctgttttaaatCTCGTTTATTGGTTTTCCTATATGTATTTATCTTTGTTTCGCTTTATTCTTCTACCcctcaaaaagagaaatacagcaaaaattttctggaagctgttttctcatttgaacagctaagaaaaaactgttttaaAAGTAATCAATTAATAACTAGTGCAGTTTCCGTCTAATTTTGCCGATATAAAATTTGTCTAGTAGGCACTCTTCGATAAAGTGTAACAACTGCCTATTCATAACATTTAACAGTAATCCAGAGAATGCTGGAGAAGATACTAtttaaatagaagaaataagtgaaatGATGAATTAGGCGTATAAAGGACCCCGCTTAAAAACTAGAATCCAAGAAACTGTGTAAAATTTTGCTGGAAGTTCACAGCATTTGAGAAGGTAACTGCAGAGTAAAAATGACCATGAAAAATGACTCGTTCCCAAAATCCTCAGTTGTTTTTGGTTGAAGAATAACTATCAAAAAGGCGTTTCTTCGCGTAATAACGTAGGAGCGAATTTGACTGTAGTGCCTCTGTACTGACAAGAACTGAAACAGCCGGCTTACTGTAGCTTCCTCCGGCCTTTTTTTAAGCTCCACTGTTCAGTTCTCATTTCCATCCATAGTGTTCAATTTCGtttgaaaattcaataaaaatggTCGGGAAAATTTCAGCTCGGGTCCAGCAACAACTCCTAAAGATGACCTCATCTCCTTTAAACGAGCACTCGTTAGCTTTCGGCTACCGACCGGCTGGCGCTCTGCCAGCATCCTACTTTGGTGCTGCACCATTCCAGGGCTACCAAGGCGATTTCACCAGGTGGGAGCTCGAAACTCAGCTCCGCTTAGCTCTTCGGGTTACTGTAACACTTTCAGCTACATGGCCAATCCGGGCACATGGTATGGAGGTGGCGATCCACGATTTGCAGCATGTAGGCGTTTAAGCAACAAGAATGCAGTATAGTCATAAAATCATCATTTTCAGTACTCCCATGCGGTATTGATCCATCCAGAGCGGCGGTGCACGGTATACAACTACCGATGTCACAGCGTCGAAAACGACGAGTGCTTTTCAGTCAAGCACAAGTGAGTGGCGCTAGCACCACCGTAACCCATGCAAACGTAAATCTATTCACAGGTATATGAGCTAGAACGGCGTTTCAAACAAGCCAAGTATCTGACAGCACCGGAACGTGAACAGTTAGCGAACTCGATTCATCTCACTCCTACGCAGGCAAGTGGATTACTACCGTAACACTTCAGTCAACTACAGCTACACAAACAGAAAATGCGTAGGGTGTCCATAGTGCATGTTATACTAACATAGAATATAGAGTACAATTCTGAGCATCCAGCTAAAgccagacttcagacttttcgtggtgttcgcttcgctcgcatTTGCcgaacaataaaaattaatagtagcggCATTTACTGTAAAATtaaatctttgtttttcaagcaatgctttctctacttttttcctcagaaatttATGCACAAACGAAAGATTTCGCAGCGTGATACCCGGCGCAGCCCATCTTACAGCTTTCTGGCTCCGGCGCAGCCCAtcttatagctttctggcgccagcgcagcGATTCGACTTGGTGGAAGCAGTCTACCGCTCTTTTTGGAACTTCCTGACTTacacaaacatacacacacacagataCATAtcacagaataagcccgttgttatttagcatgatcatgattttcCAGGTCAAAATATGGTTCCAGAATCATCGCTACAAATGTAAAAGacaggagaaagagaaagcaATGACGGGCGGATTAAGTCATCGAGACGATTCGGCCAGCCCACAATCAGTGGATGGGGATGGGTTTGTGGTGAACATTTGCTTTTAATGTAAATTTGTCCCCAACACAACCGATGAATCAGATAGCAGGACTTTTGAATAGAAGACGAAAACAACTCTGTTGATGTTTAGGAAATGTTCACCGGAGTTGAGCACCTCAAAAGAGGAGCCGTCATGCTCCGAGGCGGAGCCTAACCAGCCAACTTCCGAACCATTGCCTGACATCAAAAATGGCATGTTTGCAGCAGTAAGTGGAGTGTTTCTTCATCGTATTGACTGATATTAAATATTGCTGGTTTTTAGGTGTCTTCCTCTGTATATCCTCCTCAACCGGCCGCATTTGCTTTCCCGTTCGGGTCTCAATCTTACTCGGCCGCTCAGTCAGCTTACTATAATCAGATTCGAGGAGTAGGCTGGTGATCTTCTCGGATCACTGATTTGATCTCAAATCAATCCTACGACGTTTTCAAACTATCCTTTGTGAAATAACAACTGGCGTTGCCTAAGTGGATAACCAAATTCTGTTTTTGAAGTTGTGTTTTTACTAACCTATTCTCATTAAGATTTCTCTGCTCGAAAAGCACAGTGTGCAACATTGATCTATCTCGCAGATTGCAATCCCCGTGTATGCTGCATCCCTTTGCTGAGATAATCGGACCACTTTTCCGCATCATTTCCTTGCCAAAATAAGTTCTTGCTTAATCagatttctaaaaaagaaacaggaacAAAATATTCGTCTACAATGGGTCTAATTATTAATCCACAGTCCTACAAATAGTGCTTCTAGTCGCTGCTTTGTCTTCTCGTATTGTAGAAAGGGGTCCACCATAATTACATTCGCAAATATTTTCCTCTTGGTTTTCTTTTGGTATCTGTTGTTCGCTGTTTTGGCTTAGATTGAAATCTAGTTATCTTCTTTTTGCCCTGCAAAAAAATGCCTTCGGGTGCTCTTCATTCCATAGTTTTGTAAACGCAACAAATCACATTGCGACAATGACTTTAATGATCCCAGAAATGCATTCAAGTGtataaattttatgcaaataaCCCAAACATAAATGATAATGTGAAAGCATTTTGAATGAAGATTTACATTAACCTCTGTCGTTATGTCTCCGTGATATATGAATCCGTAGATTATATGGATGAGTGAATGCATGGGTGCAGTATGAGCATTTGTACGACTTCTCACCTGAAGTGAGAAACAcaactaaattaaattattgttaTCAGCAATGCCATCGCACTGTACGTGACTGTATTCGTTCTTGAAGAAACTAGAACTGGAACTGATTTAAGTTCTTCCTGTTGTTGTAAAAAGTAACTTAAGGATTCATTTGTCAGTCCGCTACAAATggttttgaaagaacaaagaTTGATATGGAGAAACACAAGGAAAGAATTCTATAAATGTACCTGTATGCGTTTTGATGTGCGATCTCAGATTTGCTTCCAAAGAAAAGGCCTTGTTGCAACCTTCATGCGTGCACTAAATTTATGTGAAGTGAAAAACAACCATCATGTAGACTTGTTGCCACTGCACATTATCGCCGCGATGCGCGTTCTTCTAGCAGCACAGCTAAGTGGCGCTTTTGGAGAAAGGAGTTGTTAGAGTGACAGAATTGCAGCGAATGCGTCATGACTGCCCCTTGGCAGATGCAAGTTGTCCAAAGGTTGCCATGATAGGGAGGTAGAGGAGGGCCACTTAAcgctgctctaatcgaactgtacTTTCAAGCGCGAACACTTTcatagagcacaaaaatcCTTACTAAGTGATGAACGGCTTTTCCATGTGAAAAGCATTTAAGAAGGTAATTATCGAAGAGAATAGCAGATTCAGTAGAAGGCCTAAAACTTGAGTGTTCGTCTTAGAGGATCAACGACATGTAAGCTAGAGATACTAAGATAAAAAGGGAAGATGGAACTGGAACTGAAAATGTTCTAGCTCTTAGCAGCTTTACCCTACATGTCGTGGATCCTCGAAGACTAACGCTTAGGTTCTATGGGCCCGACTaacttagctattcacttccagtgacGAACTACTGCCTtcccaaaaagaaaagatatttgTCACTTAAGAATGATCTTTGGGCTCTATGTTCATTTCTGCGCTCGAAAGCACAGTTCAATTAAACCAACGTTGAGTGAGCAAGTGGCCGGCGACAAAAATATTGGTGCGTGTATAGCaccgaagaaataaaaagtatgaaGGACACATTAGTGACTGGAAAGCAACAGACTATACCTTGAATGCCCTTTCTCCGGTATGCGTGAGCATATGCCGATTCAGTTTCGTTCTTTCAGCAAAACTCCTCCCACAATTATTACAGGAAAATCTTCGTTCAGCATGAACCAAAGCGTGCTTCCGCAGCGCGGTCCGCGTTCGCAATATTGAACTACATCCCTAAGATAGCCTTTGAAATGCAAGTAAAACATCAATTCTACTTCCCATGAATCTACCTTTTCTGGGCAAGGAAACTCTGTGAGCTGGACTCTCTCGTTTAACGGGAGCATTTGATAGCTAGATTGATACTTTAATCAGAATAAGCAAATGACATCGTTTACAAAGACGAAGATTAACGCAAACCTCCTATTACCCGGGTAGACCTTCAACGGAACGTTGAAACGTTGGATCTCAATCCCAAAATTTGGTTCAACTGTTGACTGCTGAAGAAATAGTTCAGTATAAATGCTTCGCTGTGGTCATCTAGTATAATATGCATCGTAACGGCACACTGTTTTgcataaataaagaaaaaaaaaactttagttgATTTGTGAGCTCTAACTCATGCATCTGTGAGgagctatagtcgggtcaaaacaacatgaagaacggtgtAGTTGCACGAGCAATCGCGCTGGAGCAATGCGGTTTCCAAGCGCTCGCAGACGGCCTGCGAACGGACTGCTTGGCAATTTGTCAAATTTTGCCGAGTGGCGTCATCTGGATCGATATTGgctgtagtttttctttgtttccatcatttttttctgatttttttcgttcattatGTTCCTTTTTCGCACTTTTGTTGTGTTTGCTGTATATCCTTCTGCTACAAGGATCTATATTGCACCTGTACTGTTATTAAGCTAttgtattgctttttttcaagttttgatCCTGAAATTTGGTtcgaaattgtatttatttctatattaatgttcttttttggttGCTTCGCCTACCCTCCCTCCCTTACAAACGAGAAAAGAACATTagcatgaaaataaatacgtgaacaaatacaatacaacaaCTTAAGAACAATACAGATACAACATAGAATTATATTACAGAAGCAAATGgcataacaaaaatacgaaaacagaaatataaaggataaaaaaaacagaaagaaaagcaaaataatgaaaatgatagaaaaattcCGGTCAATATCGATCCGGGTGACGTCACTAGGCAGGATTTGGTAGATTGCCCAGCAAACCTCTCGTGCAACTACGCCCAGTTTGACCCTCGACACTTTGTATATATCCGAAACACTTGCGGTAAGGTTATTTCGTAGCAGTAGCTGAtcaattttagtttttgtcACATTTTACTGAGTGAATTACCTTATAATTATCACAACTGCCTGCACAGTTCAAAGACTGATCCGGTCTGCTCAAGGAAGTGCCACCAATATCCGGCTCGATGGAAATTGCACTAACAAAGTGACAGTTGAAAACTTAAGggaatttaaaggaaaaagattCTAATACATAAGATAACAtacataaaatatataaacgttttaaaaaaagattagattGCACGACCTTAGCTGAAAGCTACCCGTTGAATCGGCCGACGACGTAGAAGCCAACGAAGAGTCTTGAGAAGCGTACCACGAAGGCACATTAACGGAGGACAACGATGGATCAGAGTCCTGGGAAAGTGTTTTAAGGATTCCATAGTGAACATgaataagaaaggaaagagaacCTGTGATGAAGTACAGGGAGAGCAGTCGAGATCGTCAAATGAAGCTGAATTTGCTGATACACCCTTAAAAAGGGTTCGATAGTATACAATTAAAGTCGAAATACTGAAGAGTCAAAACGGAATGGAGAAAACGGtcggaatcgagatgggaccataaGCAACGAAGAATAGTGGCAGCAAGGGTCCTctctcgattctaaccgctacgctctaccgcaccgcgctgacgcaactgcaccgcgcttctaGTCGTCTTGATTTCACTATACAATCACTGGTTTTGCGAAATGTTCTAGCAAGTTGGTACAACAAATTTTGGAGAATATAGTAACATGTGAGAGTGAAGCTGGTTTTTCTTCCGTAATGATAATTCAAATGATTAAGAACTTACCATAGCTAGGCTATCTTGAGATCCGTCCACAACATGACACCCCATGCTCGTTGAATTTGGCCGAGTCAACACGCCGCCTGAAATGAAATACTTGTGCAAaggaatttatttgtttctgacAAATGGACAACAAATTCACCTGGTAAATCCAAAATacacaaatttaaaaataatcctACTTCTATGTTACTGCGCGTCTCTACTATATTTTGGACTCAAAACCACGAAGCAAAGCACGGAAATTCAGAGAagtgcgaaagaaaaaaacaacatactGGAACTGTGAGCCCAAGCCATCGTTTCTATTCGACGCTTATCCGTCATGACAACAACCTTCTTCGGGAACCACATACCGGTATTTGTTGAGTCCGATCCTACCTTCCGAATTACAGCTACATTTAGACCCTTCAACGTTAAATTTCAATTGACACGCCATGGACTTTTTTATTCCTAGCACCGAAAGTTGAACACTCACCATACGTGATGACAACAAACCATTTCGATCCGGTTCACTATCACCTTCTTCAATGACGGAATAGTTCCTAGTGATTCTACTGAACTCATTCCACTTCTTGTCGACAGAACTTTGCACAACTTCTTCGCCGGCAACTATCTGTAAGATTATTCACTCAGTACCAATTAATGGGTCCGCTAGCTGTGAAAGAAGAGAGTGTTGATTATGTAGTTAAAGGGTGAGAGTGATGACTGGATCCTGATGAAGACACAACGAATATGAAATTTGCATTCAACCCTGAAcactttgagaagaaaaactcgaaaggAATCGTCCTTTGGAGTTCATTACAATTCACTTCATTAATTCACAACTGCAGCATCTTTCGCTGAATATTTCCTAAAAGTCGAATATTCGAAGCACAATATTTGAGCCGCATATGTGCAAAACAGTATTGTCGTTGAGCAACACTAAAAGTAGCAACTTCACACACTCCTACCCACTTACATTTGCGATCTCCTAAGTCCTTGTTCCACCGCACACCCTCATCCATTCCCAGCACTTCTCCTCCACAGCCCGAGGGCAAAGGGGAAAATGGCGACGCTctccctttctataggtaagCATTATGAAACGGGAAAAAATCCACCAATGGACTTTTTAGTTAGAATTCCCATCCATACCTAGGCAAGAGCCAGAATCACAAATTTAGATTAGTTGTTAGAAACGAAATCAAAGTTGATGGGTGTCCACATTCTTCTTGCAAGAGAAATGCATCAGTATTCGTCTTGAAGTTTGAGCAGTGTCAAGAGGAAACTAATCGCGCTCCAGTCGGATAAAGAGTGCCCAATACAACCtatttcattgatttatttGCACGTACAGCTTTGTGCGGCGTACAATAAATTTTACAGCTGGGCAGAACAGAACACGGAAATGATGGTAGTTCTAGCAACTTACAATTCCATGCGGTTCAATTTCGTATGGTGGAAGTATCGAGTTGATGTCGTTTTGTAAGTACAGGTCAGAAGAGTACATGCGCTGATGTTTGGTGGTGCGCGTATTTTCGGGACTGATGCTGCTAAAAACTCCCGGCCGCTTGGATAGTGTGATGTGCGCCAGAAACAACAAACGATCAGCGCGTGGATCGGTGCTCGCGGACGGCGGGCGACGTCGCGGCGACGCGCGACGCGATTTGCACTCGTGACATCATCAATCCATCGCCGACAATTATAGCTGTCGATCCATCCGATGCATTTGCCTTCTTTATACGATGAATTCCGCGCAGCCAGATTAGAAATGTACTCGCAGTGAACTCCCGTTGGTTCTCCTTCTCAACCTCGTTATTTAAAATGGGCGTACTGGACGTCCTGCACAAAGAGCGTACGCAAAGAGCGAATAATGTTGGGGATTTCAGATTAACAGTAGATTTCTTACGCAACTATCGATCCAAAAAATCTCCAGATTTGTGTTCTCCAATAGCAATCACTATTTCGAGTGGTTTCATTTCCTGTTATGTCAGTGTTCTGCACTTCTAACCACCAAATCTATACAAATCATGGGTGCAAAACGATTACTCATTTATTGATCTGTCTGTTTTGCTAAGCTCTTTAATTACTGTGTACATATATAGGACAAACTGTTCACACCCTGTTTAAAATAGCGAAACCAACCACTATGCCacttcatacttttttctggCGAAATTGCGAACGCTTTGAGTCAACATTTTCGTGCCATGGACCATATATCTGATCGATCCTCATGCAAAGCTACAATCCCTCTACTCCTGGAATCCCTGCCTGCtggcttttcttttcaacggCATGGATTGTTAGTTAGGGAACAAAATTCTATGTCTTTTGTGTCATATCATCAATTCTATGTTGAGCATAAGAATTGTGTACGTCGTCAAATATCCTTCTAACAAACGCATTCTCCCATATGCGAAACattattctactttttaatGATCCAGTAACGTTGCCGTCGTTGTCTCATAACCGCTATCGATCGTCCTCGTCATTTGCTAAGtgcattattttcaattttcacgaTGTTCTGTGCACAGAGTTCTACCACTTTGCTCAAATGAAATAAGATCCACATATTAAATCCTATTTTCTAGCAATAGGTGATGGATAGTACTGTGGGAGAGCGCTCAACCTCATGTAAATCTCCCCCAACGTCCCTCAGTTCTGTGGAAGACGTCGCTGAAGAGGTTGGCTCTTTCCATGAGTCAACGGAAGAAAAACAGGTGAGCTGGCTTTTCCTTTTATGATAAATACGTGTCTACGTGAAATTAAGGAAAACAAAGTATTGCACATTACCCGTGACTCATTTGTTCAGCCCTGGT is part of the Necator americanus strain Aroian chromosome V, whole genome shotgun sequence genome and encodes:
- a CDS encoding hypothetical protein (NECATOR_CHRV.G18573.T1) produces the protein MYSSDLYLQNDINSILPPYEIEPHGIIVAGEEVVQSSVDKKWNEFSRITRNYSVIEEGDSEPDRNGLLSSRMGLNVAVIRKVGSDSTNTGMWFPKKVVVMTDKRRIETMAWAHSSSGVLTRPNSTSMGCHVVDGSQDSLAMGVSANSASFDDLDCSPCTSSQDSDPSLSSVNVPSWYASQDSSLASTSSADSTGSFQLSAISIEPDIGGTSLSRPDQSLNCAGSCDNYKQSTVEPNFGIEIQRFNVPLKVYPGNRSYQMLPLNERVQLTEFPCPEKGCSSILRTRTALRKHALVHAERRFSCNNCGRSFAERTKLNRHMLTHTGERAFKCTHEGCNKAFSLEANLRSHIKTHTGEKSYKCSYCTHAFTHPYNLRIHISRRHNDRGQKEDN
- a CDS encoding hypothetical protein (NECATOR_CHRV.G18572.T2), giving the protein MIMIFQVKIWFQNHRYKCKRQEKEKAMTGGLSHRDDSASPQSVDGDGKCSPELSTSKEEPSCSEAEPNQPTSEPLPDIKNGMFAAVSSSVYPPQPAAFAFPFGSQSYSAAQSAYYNQIRGVGW
- a CDS encoding hypothetical protein (NECATOR_CHRV.G18572.T1) — protein: MKESSSSKREKADDEDVTVVDCDSDDEREATTTEKPKNNDKAQLPRFSVTNILSPLNNLARVQQQLLKMTSSPLNEHSLAFGYRPAGALPASYFGAAPFQGYQGDFTSYMANPGTWYGGGDPRFAALLPCGIDPSRAAVHGIQLPMSQRRKRRVLFSQAQVKIWFQNHRYKCKRQEKEKAMTGGLSHRDDSASPQSVDGDGKCSPELSTSKEEPSCSEAEPNQPTSEPLPDIKNGMFAAVSSSVYPPQPAAFAFPFGSQSYSAAQSAYYNQIRGVGW